The genomic window cacatgccttGACCTACAATAAACCGTTAACATAGATTATCTACGCACTTTCATATGTTCCATCCCTGAGAACTGGATTATTTTCTGTAAAatgtttacgtttttttttttattatgtgcTACTGGCAGAGCAATaccatctatctatctatatcttatttatagaaataaaaaGCGATTTCAAAAATTGTGTTAGATCTAGTTATTATATAAAGAGAtcatcttcattttcgtacttaactcctaatcgttaattatataactagatttgCCATATATATTTGTTCCcctcgataatcggtaattatgaacaaattttatagATGCTTTCTTTTGTCAAAGAAAAAGTTCCACCCCTACGTGACAATTTTACGGTAAATAATCTAGTCCCCAGGGATGGAATAGAGTGGACTATTACTGGAAGTGAGTAGTGGGTGTGGGAGTAGGAATGGTATTGGGTGTGGAAGACAGACAAATAGAATAGGGGATGGACAAGAATTATaagaaaaatggaagatataGTAGAAGAGAATAGGATAGATAGTGAAAAGAGGGAGCGATTATCAGtttttaaatgtaggcaaaccaattttcgggcaaaACAAATTTGCGGGGTATTCTAGTTTGTCTATGAATCCATTTGGAACACCATCAATATTTTTACATCTATAATGGGAGTTATACTAATAGTATTATAATTTTGCTTTTTTGTGCATGCGTAATTGGTGTGCTAAATTTATAGCAAATTATACATATTTATTACGATAACGATCAATAAAAATATGCAGCGTAATTATCAAAGCTGCTTATAACTTTGAACAAAGCAAAACTGTTTACAACTAATAAACAAATTTGtagttcaatttatttaaagacgGACGAGATACTACATCATGCTAAAAATGTGCAAAATTTCTTTACTGGCtgttattatacaaattattttattgaaaaatgtaGGTAAATATGAAGATAAAAAAAGTAATACATAGCactgatacatttttttaattatataagaAAGTAAATTCttacttaaataaaattatattaatttctatatttaaaGTGTTTAGCGTTGTTCAAACTAACGAAAGTCGAATGCCTAAATGAGAATCCAGCTTTTGTGCATGTGAATGCCTGTCGTTTGAAGGCGATCAGTCGTGATGTTTCCGAAATAACATTTCGCTTGCAATTAAAACAAGTTTTGGAACACATTTATGTAAGTGCTTTGTTTCATTCTGGTTTAAATTCACTTTTTTATAAGTAATTTGGGTGACGTATAGCAGTGTCTATGGAACTAACGTCAACTGATATTAATTCGAATTTGAAAGTGAATTAATGTCAATGCTATTAATTCCAAACCCGAAAGAGAATAAATGTCAGAATTGTTTTGGAATCAATGCCTTTTGCAAAGAGAATTGATGTCAAAACTTATTACACCATCAACgaacttttgaataaaaagtcGCACAAAAATAATTCCAAATGAAGTCGTCTATTCCGATaagattttaaaagttttagtagcattcatttattaaataaaataaataattaagttaaacggttttaatgaaaacaatacttacattaagtaataataatactaaaagctagaaaataattaggtaggtcctaggaactactcatcacactcctcatcaatctagggcgttgatcagtcaattaaataaaagcgttggacgcgtcaaatttctattgatagtcataagtaagaccaactgaaccttaatcaggttatgctacgatctcacatttttttaaatttcacgcgccaaacgcttttatttaattgtctgattaatgccctagattgatgaggagtgtgatgactagtacctaggacctacctaattattttctagcttttattattactattacttaatataagtattgttttcattaaaaccgttttacttaaattttttttattattttcttttcaagtttttaagtctttatttaattgcctattatttctgcttctatttcgttcatttagtgactcattattaaagaagtctttcctgacaattttttacaatctaagttctcaatacataatccttccaaaaactttactggactcagcgccacgtatgcttgtccctccttgaactccaaagtattttgatgtcacttctaccaggctgtatgtaatatttgttccatatCGTACCACAAAtgcgagtatttttaatatctcgatccttgccgcacctagcgagattttttttcataaactgaTTTCTAtacctgtatgtaatatgtgttccaaatatgagccaaatcggaccataaatactatatttttgaatatctcgatccttgcgccacctaacgggagtttttttttcacaaagcgatttcAATTCCCGTATGtaagccaaattggaccacaaatactatttttgtaatctcgatccatgcgtcacctggcggcgatttttttcatttggcgctttctattcatgtatgtataatgtgttccaaatatgagccaaatcgcaccACAGATACGATTtctatccgtgcgccacctatcggagtttttttcttattattgcattgtcatcgggttctgaactatattcgaaGTTtctagcttgtagcttatcgggaagttagttaaattttagctaaataaaaccgtttaaaaagctgCACAGTCGAATAATTTGAATAAAAGCTCGcgcaattttctaaaattttctctTTGTATTATAATTCGATATTAGTAAACTTATCCAAATTTTCTATcgcgatttgttattaaaaattttgaaaatcaattagaaaaaatatcTTAATATCGTGTCATAATAATATCGTgtcggccgtcgtggtgtgatggtagcgtgctccgtgtaccacaccgaagatcctgggttcacgccccggaaaaagcaacgtcaaaaactttagaaacaagttttttcaattagaagaaaatttttctaagcggggtcgcccctcggcagtgtttggcaagcactccgagtatatttctgccaagaaaagctctcagtgaaaactcatctgccttgcatatgctgttcggagtcggcattaaacacgTTCGTcccattccgccaatttgtaggaaaaaaataggagcacgacgcaaattggaagagaagctcggccttctttcaaaggttatcgcaccttacatttatttatttatcgtgtcataatataaattaaaaatttggaataaaaaacgCGCGAATTTCTCAAATTTTCAGTTCATATCATAATTCGAtattaattaattcttccaaatactcacgcgattttttattccaaattttttatcACAATTTTTTGTTCCAAAAATTTTGGctgcagcattttttttttaacttcggaAACTAATTCGCACAGATATGAATAGAAATATAGGAATAAAAAATCACACGGTTTTTTAATAGTTTTGGAGATTAATGcgaataataattttaaaatcgtatcataacataaaataaaaatttggctGACTCAACCCCAGATACATCACCCACAGTATTTTTGTTAACGGTCTAACAACCGCAACGCAATTCACAGTCTTTTTACTCCCAGCCCCTATTTGCGTGGGCGGCGTTAAGTATTCACAAAACGTACTCAAATCAATTGACTTTAAATCTCTTTCGTGCTTGGAATTAATATCATTGACTTTATATCTCTTTCCAAAGAGAACTTATGTCAATTGATATTAGTCCATTGACACAATTACGCGTCAGCGTAATTATCTTACATCCCTTTATAGCTTCATATTGAGCTTAAACGCAAATACAACACTTATCAGCCATTTTTCATAAATAAAACGATCGATGTTTGTGCATTTTTAAAATACCGCAAAGAAGCTGTTTATTtggatattttatttaaattaatactaCCATATACAAATGCGAATCACACTTGTCCTTATGAAGTGAGTTGCAATAATAACAATATAATATACACTGTtagttatataattttttttgtgcagGGCGAATTGATTGTTGATCATTTCAGACCGTTGCATAATAATCTAATTTTACCAATTCCTTCCGGTGATTACCTCATTCAAATTGGATTTCGTGAAAAAACTAATGTCACTGTTGATTTGTTTGTATGGTTTACGTTCAAGGAACTGGAGGCATGGGAAAGGTTtaacaaaaaatctaaaaaatctaCATCTAttcaatgaaacaaaaaaaaaaaattgtatagctcTGGTATTCACACTGAACTAGTTAATTGGTTATAAGCAGAGTTCGGATTTCTGTGcaaatcaaatatataatatatattcaaaaTATATGAAACAAATATTTCTGTAAAAAAATTCGCGAATACCGAGTAcgtgtgaaacatcaaatttacTGTTACTATTTCTTCACGAGTGTGTGGCCATTTACAAAAGTGTTTTGGTGTTATTTTATGGTCTCTTTCATGATTCGCATGGGGTCTTTTAGGAATGTTCTCCGCCTTTAGGGGTCAGTTAGGAATATATTCGGAATAGCTTCCTACTCGTTAGTAACCTTTTCGGAATGACTTTAGTATCATTCTGTGTCAAGTTCGAAATCTTCTCGTAATGATGTTCGGATAGCTGCGAGATCATTTCGCATCTACTTCGGGCTTATTTCGAAAATGCTTTGAAACATTTATCGGTACCATTCCAGtataatttcgtgacttttcgaGAGGAGCTTCATTACCTGGTTATCGACAACAACTGATATCGACTAATCATATGTTTGATATGGGCTGGTTATTGTAGAGTCAGCCTTATTGTTGTAAAAACACATTTCAGTGTGAGCGGCATTCAAACTTGGGACTTTATCCCCAGAACCTTGCCAGCTGTTGTGAAAAATGCAAGGCTCCTCCAGAACAAAGCAGTAACATTTCTGCTTCTCTTATTTTCTTTTGTAATAGttttaagaaaacaaaaaaaaaatatcatacaCATTAGCGTGGGTCGATtagtatggacgaaagttaaccgatatcgcgccatcgatttttcgataggatttgggctcaggaaaaaaatgtccactacgcatacccaaaaagatAATTTGcgatcctgcgaaatttcatttttttacttttttcgactttgatttttaaggtttttttcataacctactaaaaaatgttcatatgtaaccctgtccgacccaaaaatgtccgctaaaaacgttgtcgataacagcttttagaaaaagaaatgaaaattttacaatcaaatgaaaatttttttagtaggtcatgaaaaaatcttaaaaatcaaagtcgaaaaaaggtcaaaaaaaattaaatttcataggctcgaaacttatttttttgggtgtgcataaggaactttttttcctgagcccaaatcctatcaaaaaatcgatggcgcgatatcggttaataaatcgacccagtctaatacacatTGCTAAACGCACATTCTAGTCAAACTCGGCTAAATATGCACCACAACAAAAATGTCAGTTATGTGGGTTGACAATTCGTTGATTTCTCAACATGGCGCACAGCTGTTTTAAGCAACCTAACAACAAAGaaaagagcaacaacaacaaattgcgCACACAACCAAACATCAGGTGAAATAAAGCTAGAACGTCTTGAAAATACAAGCCAGCcaactaacaaaaatattttactgcCAACGCTGCTAGCAATAAAAGACAAAATTGAAATTCCATTAATATCACATACAGTTAGTAAAATcagtgatgccagctattttttCTCCGTTGTGgcataattataataataatgacttGGTGCGATATATTTCCGAGGAGCTTAAGAAAGAGCTTCTGCGCTTATTTGTGGCATGCTGATTTctaatttctcctacaaatttACGGATTTAAAGAAAATAGCTTACTTCGCAAACTAAACCAATGTGCAGTGATAGTACCTACTAGCGAATGTCATTAGAGTTCCTAACCTAACCTGACCTTATATTAGACATATTTTCCGGACTCAATTGAGCAGATTTTTTAAGTGTAAggtgtaaagtaaaataaatttatttatttacttttttttaataaccTTTCAGTGCACTAAAATATATGCCCAGCTCGAGCGGGGCGTAAAACGCGAAAATGTATCCAGTTTTGGTGGATTTGTTTCTATTTGATGGCATCACTGTGTCGATATATATCAACAACAAAAATCGCCAATAGCTGTCAAAAGCAGCGAACATATCACTTGCAACAATATGGATGTCAACAATAATATACACAAAGCTCCAACATCTACACCAATTGTCTACTCGTGACAAATTTAAAGGAAATGTGAGCTAATTGGGGGTAGAGTTGGCCAGTGAGCGGCAATAGCTGTTATTGGTGGTCCGTCGTAGCCAGCGTTGCTACTTTGGCTTTAGATTAAAAAAATTTCCACAGTAGATCTCTAAAAAAGCTTGGCAGAATTTTTGTGAAGCAGATTTTGTTCTAATCGGGTAAACTGATTTTCAATAAATCCGGCATATATCACCCAAAGTCACCAAAAAATATGttttctgttttatatttaaaataaaaaacttaacctgaaaataataatattatgaGATTCGTACTAAGGAAAATGTTTTGTTCCGAAAATTACTGATATCAACATGTTGGCAAATAAAATTGTGGtagattttttttcaaaaatggagGTAGATGAGATAGAAAGAGAAATTTGCCAAAAATGTGCTAAATCTATCACAATTGTGTTAAATTGGCTACACTAATCGTTTTACTCTTCAAAGCAGAAGGTGAGCTTAGATAGCACCTTGACGGTGTTAGATGAAAGCGAACGGTGATAATGCGGGAGACTTAGCCACAGAAACTTCCGCTCCACGCCTACAGGTAGGTATTTAAAAGTGTGATCGAAGTATGAATGAAACAAAGCTGCACCTCAAGGCGGTGGAATTATATAAGTCAATATGTAAATTGCTGACGATGTTCGAACTTGGGTACGATAGGAACGCTATAAATTTTACTTATGAACATGgaaaaaattgcattttaaataatataatttatttagagGAACTGAACTTTATTTATAATGATGATTAAAAGGCAATTATGGCCGCTTCAGCGTTGtagtaaaaatattaataattatggATAAACATAAAAAATGACTATGACTCATAAAACAATATTCAGTTCATGTTTGTTATGATCACAAAATACGTAACGTTTTTTGGATAACACTTCCGATCAATAGTTTTCATCACAGCCCAAAATATTTGTACGTATACACATTTGTCTTCTTTTTCTTGCCAATTATTTGATACGTAAACACCGATTACGAAAATCTCTAGGTTCCGAAACCTTGGAGCGAAGGTTTCATTGCTGTTTGGGATGcaaatatcgataaaaaaatcTCGATACCTTTGTGATTTGTTTAATTCATAGCGTTATAACAAAGCAACGCATGAAAGCTCGTTAACCTTGTAATCGTTCCTTACTCATATGAAAAAGCTTTCATTTGCGAGCTTTCTGTGGTTATGAATCAATTGTGCGCTTAATTGGGTTgattattgaataaataaaaatttatggaAATTATACTACCTTAGCTCAAAAGGCAGTGCTGTAAATTTTCAAGGTTGGCTCAAATGAATAAGAGATACATATGTATTGACTAAAACTCTCAACCCATGTAGCTCTTAATTTTTTGTTCAGAATTCGCGAATCCGGCAGACGCTATTTTATGCGAAAAGTGGCTTGCCTATAACTGAAAAGTGGTCCTCCATTCAGCCCTTCTAAATCTCCCTCCCATCCTTGTCTAATTGAACTTCCTTTTTTTGCTACTCCTATCTATCCCTTATTGGCTCTACTTCTCTCCTTATTTCACTTCATATCGATCTTCCAACCCACTACTCCACTCCCATGCCCACGACAGTGCCTAATTCTCGGGCTCTGGTGCCACAAGTTCCACGTGAAAGGGGGGTTTCAATGATCTAGAAGGTTTAACGTGTTCccattaaatcgtttccgagatggtcgagctagtatcTTAATTGTGCTATTTTCCGGAGCGTGTCAATTAATATcaggcaaagaaccatcaacatcaataaaacCTCCTCCTCCACAAAACCTCCCCTTTACAAAAGGAAGGACTATTTGCTGGCTACTCCAACACTTTGAAGGCATTTGTTAGTTGAAACGATTTTCTAGACATATTTGGATGTCCATATAAGCATATAAACGCATATGTGAAGTCCCAAAGAGAACTTTTTTACTAATATCTCCGAGAGCTGTGAAGGCCTACAgagatattatatatattttctgGTGTGTCATCACATTCACGAGAGTGTCCATTAAGTCCTTTGCTGAACCCGCAGTGGTTATTGTATTATTCTTtgggtaaaatttaaattaatttcagtttttgaaatataaattttttctggCTATTAACATGTCAGAAGTCCCTTCAAGGGCTGAGAAGGCTAATAGAGATATATTTTTTCTGGTGTGTGATAGCACCATCTTTCGAAACACAAAATTCacctctacaagtcacttatcacaCCTGTCATGATACATGGCATTGAAACGTGGACGGCGTTGTAAGACGATTAGATGGCTGTTGCAATGCTTGAGAGAAAATTTGGCCGAAATATTTCtagtcctgtccgtgatgctaaaagcgagtaccgaagaatgtataatgacgagctgtatgagctttactgCTCAGCTGCAGAAAAAAAGGTTTGTAATCTCTCAATGTTCGTGATGCGACGTTGAAGTTTACTTTGTTCAAAAGAAAAAGCATAAGAGCCATTCAGTAATTTAGCCATAATTATTACGCCTAGTCGGAAGGTTGATAAGCTTCAACCAACTAGAATAAGGGGGCAGATAATACGCAGAGCCACACTAAAAATGCCTTAAAGAGAAGCAgtaaaaattgcttttgtattgattcttatctatctgcatgaactcgatattgcggattccagactattgatccgtattatATTATCGGTCTAACGAATGTGCTTTAATTACATaaaggtcactaaattctttggaccatcgTTTCAGGAATGATAGAACACCCCTAGCCTTATTGACTgcagcattaatatgaaggttgaaactaagtttagcttCCAACGTGATTCCCgagtaaacaaaataatttactgatacaagtcaaaaattattaattacttgAGAGTCTGCTGGCAAAGATCCCCGAGAGAGGCACGTGAATTTACATTCATTGAAAtacagcggcattgaatttacgttgcaccaagcaactaagaaGTTTAAATCGGCTTCAAGCAAGTGATGTTCTTCAAtggacgcataagacctaaaaagttttacgaaGTGGTTTTAGTAAAGTATTTTGCACTGAATCTGAAATAGTCTCAAGGACTCGTGATTGTTTTCTATTGAGGAGAAGAAAGATTGGGAGCATTCAACCGACGCCTTTCTAACAGCCTGATTCCTGAGTTGGCAATTTCATCACGGTAGAAACTTTATTTTATGGGTGAAATTGTTGTAGGTAATCCCGTCGAAATACCGTTATCATCTAAAGGCCTTAACTCCAACTATCATCTCTATGAACGTAGCTCGGCATATCGAAGTATTGTTAAAATTACCTCTTGCTTACCAATAACCTTTAATTACGCAAATCTAATGCTTTAAAAATCGGTGTTGAGGGGCGTTTATTTGGCACATGCCGTGCATTCATAATATTTAATTTGATTGCTTGAGTCGACTGTATGCCGATAGGTGGGCGGTCTAAACAATTCAGCATAGCaattttctattaattttatataatttatgatGAAAAAATTTGCATTTGATAATATATTAAGAAGCTATAATCAAAATGCAATTTATTAAGTCTTGAATGAAGTTAAAGAGTATGGACCGGAAATGAACTAaatttacatatgtgtatgtgtgttcgAAGGTTATATTAGTGGGTATGGCAAATACATATGTAAGATTTAGTGAGAATTTGGACGCGTAGGGGAAATGATTGAACTGGAAATGTGATGTAAAGGCAACACAACACGAACTATTTGCTATTTGGTACTTTATTTTCTAATACATTTTTATTgtagtttataaacaagtaaattTTTTAAGCACATAAAATGATCAAATGATCCGCATATACTCTACGCAATCCAATCTTATCTAACTTCTTTCATTCAtctatacgaaaaaaaaaactctGGATCTTTATACAATTTTGTATTGTCACATTGCACGAATGACCTAAATACCGGGACACAAGGTTACAAACATGGCTGGAACAGCCTTCGATTTGTAGCACAATGtgagaaaatgaaagaaaaacgaAGAACGCACATTTGCAGAAGCGAGAAAGCAAGAAGGACGACGACTAACTGAACACAGATGACCAAAAAACGGCATTTCACATGAACTGCATTAGATCGATGACTGTGCGGGTAGCAATAAAAGAAACAACAAACAGCATACTGCAACAATAACAAAAGTAGTACAACATTTCTATTTACTACAATGTACAAAATTGGCAACTTGTTGAGAAAGCAACAGTCGCAACTGAAACCGATTGACAATAAATAACTGCGCGATTGTGAGAAATATTGCGtgtgtaaaaaatataaaaaagtggcAAAGGGTGATTCGTTTCGGTACCATTCTAGAATTGTTGAGCCGATCAAACAGGAGATTGCCGGCTAGAAAATAATCTAGGAAATCCACACATAACCTGAGCAATTTCCAGTTATGCACTTTGACTCTGTCTAGCCCGTAGTAGAGACAGCTCGGAAGGACTCCTGATTTTTCCTAGGTTACATATCGTGGTTGGATATAAAATTCTCTCTCAGTGTTGAaggggaaatttttgaaaatgctaAAGCCATCTGCAAAATACGTTTCCAAACTCCGCATAAATCAGTGAAAAATCCGGTCAGGTCCTTGGCAAAATCGAGTCACAGTTTCTTGCCGGCATTGAAAACAATGCAAAACCAAATATTCGTAAGACGCATAGGGTCCTTGTAGCTTGCATTCATAAACAAAGTTCCATATTGCTTTATTTATAGACGTGTACAACAATAGAGGGACTCGCTTTGTCCGTGCCCCCTTTGAaggatttttttatattctacaaCAAAATATACAACTCTACGAGAGCACCCCATTGCGTGACATAATTTGTACataaatttacaaaatacaacgaaaaaatttgaaaaacaattgTTCAATCTTTTCGTGAGTCAAATGACAGGAATACCGTCAAAGCAGGGTTGATTTTCATGTCCAGGAATTCGTTGCACGAAAATATACATACGTTTGAGCAAACTATAAATTGCACGAATCGCATAAATTTTttgcgtgtattttgttgttgtgaatttACAATACATGCAGCCCATGCATTCCGTGAAATCCGCGCACCATTTGCAATACAAAACGAATTCCCCTAATGTTTCACCCTACAACAATAAAATCATACAACGCTATTTAATGCTATTTGGAAAATAAAGAAGTTGTTATAAAACTGAAATATGCGTTTTTCTTAGCCTTACAGACACCAGTCAATCGGCAATCAAAGTTTTGTGATACTCACATGTTTAGTGCGTCTGCTATTTCCACTTTTTACCGTTATTGAGTTGTTTTATTGCGTTGCCGTTGTCAGCTGAGACAATGTTGCTGCGTGAAGGATGCAATGTTTTTATAGGATTTCTGTTGTTGATTGTTGTGCTGCTGGAATTTGGCAGATATGATGGCTCTGAAATGTTGACGATAGTTAATTGTTAATGCTTttgactttttcttttatttattatttcttttcaaattttaatatgCTTTGATTgtttgttttcatatttttatcaatataattttttttgtcttaagtttttataatacttttgttctttatttttttgtttttgttatgttattttattttgttacattATAACATCTTTAGCATTTTGCGCAGTATTTCCTCATAGATTTACattaagttattttatttatttattatttaattgattcaaaaagttcttgaaaataatgaatttcctgtTAACCTTTTAAAACAATTCATACATTGCCATTTCACAACGTCTAGAGACAAGAAAGCTAAACCTGATAAAACATATAAATCCGCCACTTTTGTACCAGGTTTGTCGAATAGAGTAAAGCATTCGAATTTGTACGacacagaaaaattttaaattgccttcacatataaTAACACTTTACAGAAAATATTTACTAATACAAAAACCAAAATCGGAAAGTATGAGAAatctgacgttatatataaaattaaatgcaacggtgcgggtcccacgtatgcaataaagtatatgtggggacaactaaatccaaactaaagacaaggatttccacTCATAAATCAAACTTAAAAAACAGGGAGcacactaatgataacaaaacggccctcactcagcattgcaaaCAAACTGGGCGCTCTCCGGATTTCGATGAAGTTGAAATTCTACaagaagaaaaacattatacgaaacgctatattttggaaatgctacatataatcagcacacccaacgataaacgaatgaattttaagtcagacacagacccaatgcgctcacgcatacagacaattgaaatagtggaaataaaatacatactttGCTATGGGTGTCGCGCACATCTTAACTTTTTATACTATATTgttgttaataaaaatttgtttataattacgattccttatttttttacctttttgtGTTAATTTTCTTCTTTTGTCACTAGATCAAATATTAACTTAGTCGGCCTGGTAtatccaacgatgtaagtcaatgtctatatatacatatacttttatatgttttattataatacttgtcattttgtatttctagtcttgaagatgacttctaattgaagtccaaatatcgataaataaaacgacaatatataacgcatataaataaacaatttttgtgtgttatttaatattatatggcctcgagctcgagaATTTACaatcatttttattaaat from Eurosta solidaginis isolate ZX-2024a chromosome 3, ASM4086904v1, whole genome shotgun sequence includes these protein-coding regions:
- the LOC137243417 gene encoding uncharacterized protein yields the protein MLKMCKISLLAVIIQIILLKNCLALFKLTKVECLNENPAFVHVNACRLKAISRDVSEITFRLQLKQVLEHIYLHIELKRKYNTYQPFFINKTIDVCAFLKYRKEAVYLDILFKLILPYTNANHTCPYEGELIVDHFRPLHNNLILPIPSGDYLIQIGFREKTNVTVDLFVWFTFKELEAWERFNKKSKKSTSIQ